The DNA region CTGCAGGTGGAGCACCGGGCCCGCATGGCGCCGGGCGAGCCCGCCGAGGCCTCCGAGCGCCACGCGATCCGCGAGCTGCGCAAGCACCTGCTCTGGTACACGCGGGGCCGGCGCGGCGGCGTGCACTTCCGCCGCGACGCCGCCGCGCTGGTGACCGCGGCCGACGTGGCGACGCTGCTCGAGCGCCACTTCCCGCCGGGTCCGGCGGGCGGCGCCAGCTTCGAGCTCGACCCGGGCTACCGCGCCTCGGACGAGGACGGCGAGTGAGCGCGCCGCGACCGCACGGCGGCCGGCGGCGGGGATCGGCCCGGTGAAGGCGCTGCTCCTCGAGGGCGCGCCCGACGCGCTCCGGCGCGCCTGCGAGGCGGCGCGGCTGGAGGTGGTCGAGGTGCGCTCGGTCCCCGACGGCCGCGCCCGGCTCGCGCGCGAGGCGTTCGCGCTGGTGGACGGCCGCATCACGCGCCCGTGCGCGCTCGACGAGGAGCTGCGCCAGCGGGTGGACGCCTTCTTCGACCGGCTCCACGGCCAGCCCGCGACCGGTCTCTACGACGCGGTGATGCGCGAGGTGGAGCGCCCGCTCATCTCCGGCGCGCTGGCCCGGGCCCGGGGCGTGCGCTCCGCCGCCGCGGAGGCGCTCGGCATCGACCGCGGTACGCTGGCCCGCCGCATGCGCGCGCTCGGCCTG from Anaeromyxobacter dehalogenans 2CP-C includes:
- a CDS encoding helix-turn-helix domain-containing protein, translating into MKALLLEGAPDALRRACEAARLEVVEVRSVPDGRARLAREAFALVDGRITRPCALDEELRQRVDAFFDRLHGQPATGLYDAVMREVERPLISGALARARGVRSAAAEALGIDRGTLARRMRALGLDEP